The Streptomyces sp. DH-12 genome has a window encoding:
- the acs gene encoding acetate--CoA ligase, whose protein sequence is MSNESLANLLKEERRFAPPADLAANANVTAEAYEQAKADRLGFWAEQARRLTWAKEPTETLDWSNPPFAKWFQDGELNVAYNCVDRHVEAGHGDRVAIHFEGEPGDSRTLTYAQLKDEVSKAANALLELGVRKGDRVAVYMPMIPETAVAMLACARIGAAHSVVFGGFSADALATRIQDADARVVITADGGYRRGKPSALKPAVDEAVSRVESVEHVLVVRRTGQDVAWTEGRDVWWHDVVDRQSTEHTPEAFGAEHPLFILYTSGTTGKPKGILHTSGGYLTQIAYTHWAVFDLKPETDVYWCTADVGWVTGHSYIVYGPLANGATQVMYEGTPDTPHQGRFWEIVQKYGVTILYTAPTAIRTFMKWGDDIPAKFDLSSLRVLGSVGEPINPEAWIWYRKNIGADRTPVVDTWWQTETGGIMVSPLPGVTSAKPGSAQTPLPGISATVVDDEANEVPDGGGGYLVLTEPWPSMLRTIWGDDQRFLDTYWSRFEGKYFAGDGAKKDDDGDIWLLGRVDDVMLVSGHNISTTEVESALVSHPAVAEAAVVGATDETTGQAIVAFVILRGTAAESEDLVGELRNHVGATLGPIAKPKRILPVAELPKTRSGKIMRRLLRDVAENRQLGDVTTLTDSTVMDLIQAKLPAAPSED, encoded by the coding sequence GTGAGCAATGAAAGCCTGGCCAACCTTCTGAAGGAGGAGCGACGTTTCGCGCCCCCCGCCGACCTGGCCGCGAACGCCAACGTCACCGCGGAGGCGTATGAACAGGCCAAGGCTGACCGGCTCGGCTTCTGGGCCGAGCAGGCCCGTCGGCTGACCTGGGCCAAGGAGCCCACCGAGACGCTCGACTGGTCGAACCCGCCGTTCGCCAAGTGGTTCCAGGACGGCGAGCTCAACGTCGCCTACAACTGCGTCGACCGGCACGTGGAGGCCGGGCACGGGGACCGGGTCGCGATCCACTTCGAGGGCGAGCCGGGCGACAGCCGCACCCTCACCTACGCCCAGCTCAAGGACGAGGTGTCCAAGGCCGCCAACGCCCTCCTGGAGCTCGGGGTCCGCAAGGGCGACCGGGTCGCCGTCTACATGCCGATGATCCCGGAGACCGCCGTCGCGATGCTGGCCTGCGCCCGCATCGGCGCCGCGCACTCCGTGGTCTTCGGCGGCTTCTCGGCGGACGCGCTCGCCACCCGCATCCAGGACGCCGACGCGCGGGTCGTCATCACGGCCGACGGCGGCTACCGGCGCGGCAAGCCGTCCGCCCTGAAGCCGGCCGTGGACGAGGCCGTCAGCCGGGTGGAGAGCGTCGAGCACGTCCTCGTCGTCCGCCGCACCGGCCAGGACGTCGCCTGGACCGAGGGCCGCGACGTGTGGTGGCACGACGTGGTCGACCGGCAGAGCACGGAGCACACCCCGGAGGCGTTCGGGGCCGAGCACCCGCTGTTCATCCTCTACACCTCGGGCACCACGGGTAAGCCGAAGGGCATCCTGCACACCTCCGGCGGCTACCTGACCCAGATCGCGTACACGCACTGGGCGGTGTTCGACCTCAAGCCGGAGACCGACGTCTACTGGTGCACGGCCGACGTCGGCTGGGTCACCGGGCACTCGTACATCGTCTACGGGCCGCTCGCCAACGGCGCCACCCAGGTCATGTACGAGGGCACCCCGGACACGCCCCACCAGGGCCGCTTCTGGGAGATCGTGCAGAAGTACGGCGTGACGATCCTCTACACGGCGCCCACCGCGATCCGGACGTTCATGAAGTGGGGCGACGACATCCCCGCGAAGTTCGACCTGTCGTCGCTGCGGGTGCTCGGCTCCGTCGGCGAGCCGATCAACCCCGAGGCGTGGATCTGGTACCGCAAGAACATCGGCGCCGACCGCACCCCGGTCGTCGACACGTGGTGGCAGACCGAGACCGGCGGCATCATGGTCTCGCCGCTGCCGGGCGTGACCTCCGCCAAGCCGGGTTCCGCCCAGACCCCGCTGCCGGGCATCTCCGCCACGGTCGTGGACGACGAGGCGAACGAGGTGCCCGACGGCGGCGGTGGCTACCTGGTGCTGACCGAGCCGTGGCCGTCGATGCTGCGCACCATCTGGGGCGACGACCAGCGGTTCCTCGACACCTACTGGTCACGCTTCGAGGGCAAGTACTTCGCCGGTGACGGCGCGAAGAAGGACGACGACGGCGACATCTGGCTGCTCGGCCGGGTGGACGACGTGATGCTGGTGTCCGGCCACAACATCTCCACCACGGAGGTCGAGTCCGCGCTGGTCTCCCACCCTGCGGTCGCCGAGGCGGCCGTCGTGGGCGCGACCGACGAGACGACCGGCCAGGCGATCGTCGCCTTCGTGATCCTGCGCGGCACGGCGGCGGAGAGCGAGGACCTCGTCGGCGAGCTGCGCAACCACGTGGGCGCCACGCTCGGCCCGATCGCCAAGCCGAAGCGGATCCTGCCGGTGGCCGAGCTGCCGAAGACCCGCTCCGGCAAGATCATGCGCCGCCTGCTGCGGGACGTCGCGGAGAACCGCCAGCTCGGGGACGTCACCACGCTGACGGACTCCACGGTCATGGACCTCATCCAGGCGAAGCTGCCGGCCGCGCCGAGCGAGGACTAG